In Sphingobacterium sp. SRCM116780, the genomic stretch TGTATCTAAATGCACAAGTTTATAGTGGTACTGCAAATTGGAATAAGGTTGTAGAACATAGCAATGCTGTCATTAATTCAGGAAAATATAGCTTAGAAAATGATTTCTTGACACAATTTAAACCAGATAATGGTCCGTCAAGTCCAGAACCTATTTTTTCTATTCCCTATGATGCTTCTCGTGCAACAGGTAATACGTTGTTTAACCGTGTATTGCATTATGCCCATCGTCAAACATTTGAATTGAGTATTAACCCTTGGAATGGATGGAGTGCTCAACCTGCTTATTTTGACTTGTTTGAAAATGCGGATAATCGTAAAAAACAATGGTTATATGGTCAACAATATAATTCAACAGGACAGCCACTGGATTATAACGGTCTTAATGTAGTTTTAGATCCATATGCTTATAACTTATTGCCTGGATCTGACTTTGATATTGGAGGTGCAGATGACGGTGGACGTTTAGCTGGGGCTCGTTGTATTAAATACTATCCTGACAAAAATCAAATCAGCAATAATGCGGGTAATGACGTTGTTGTATTCCGCCTTGCAGATGTCTTATTAATGAAAGCAGAAGCTGTTTTAAGAGGAGCTACAGCCGCAAGTGCTACACAAGCATTAGATGCCGCTAATCAAGTCCGTAAACGTGCTTTCCCTGTTAATCCAGAGAAATATTTTACAGCAAGTACATTGACTTTGAATGCGATTTATAAAGAACGTGCCTTAGAATTTACATTTGAATTGACGAGACGAACTGATATGATTCGTTTTGGAAAATGGGAAGATGCTCAATTATTTAAACCTGCAAATCCTGGAGAAACTTATAAACGTTTGTTTCCTATTCCAGCTAGGGCAATAGCAAATAATAATAAATTGGTGCAAAATCCTGGTTATTAATCTTTAAATGAATAGAAATTATGAAAATGTTTAATATATTTCGATTACTATTAGTTTTACTCGTTGGTGTTTTTAGCCTCTTGTTCTCTTGTAAAAAAGTGGAACATGGTATTGACGATGCTATAGTTTCGATCAATGAGAATACGGTATCGACTATTCAAGTCGGGAAAAAATTAAAAGTCGGTTTTATTGCCAACCAAATTACTGAATTTACATTCTCTATTGTACCTGTAAATGGTACTGAAGCTTTGATTACAGAAAATATTACAGTTGATCCAAATACATTTATTGCTTCAAAAGAATTTGATATTCCAAACGAAGCCTCTTGGATTGGGGATGCTTTATTGAAAGTTACGTATACTTCAGGAGGACAGACTATTGAGAAAACAAAACCCATCACATTTACCGAAAGTAATCCACAAATGTTTGTTGTCGGAGGTTCTATAGGTGCGGGTTGGGAACCAACATTAGGAGTTCCTATGCGCTTATATGATGAAGATAGTAAATTTAAGTTTGAGACATTTGAGTATATCACAGTTGATGGTTCTGGATTTAAGTTTTTACCTACCAATGTAGATTGGACAGATGCTTTCGGAAAAGGAGCTACTGAAGGAACCTTGCTACAAAGTGGTGACGCTGGAAATATTACAGTTGCTGCAGATGGCTTTTATAGAATTCGTATGGATGCGGAAGCAAAAACATATGAATTATTGAAATCAACATGGGGTGTGATTGGTAGTGCAACTCCTAAAGGTTGGGATGCTGATACCGATATGACGTTTGCAGGAGGAAAAGGAACTTATACTTGGAAAGTAAAATTGAACCTTGTAGCCGGTGAATTAAAATTCCGAATGAACGATGATTGGGCTGTCAATATGGGTGGAACTGTTTCTGCTTTACAACAAGATGGTGCAAATCTAGTCATTGATGCTGCAGGTACATATGATGTTGAATTAAATTTGACACCAGGAGGCTATACAGCTAAAATTTCTAAAAACTAATATAATAGGGAGCATTTAGCTCCCTATTTCAACAAACTTTTATTGAATCATGATACGTCTATTGTTAAGTAGTGTTTTTATACTACTTCAGCTTTCTTATGCTTTTTGTCAGGATAATTTTTCTATTCAAAGGGTTGAACCGATGAATTGGTGGGTGGGAATGAAAACTTCCAATGTGCAATTAATTATCTATGGTAAGAATCTCGGAAAAAGTACCGTTAAAATTCAAAAAGAGGGCTTAACACTCTTAAAAACGCACACAGTTGAAAATTCTAATTATTTATTTCTTGATGTAGCAATTGAAGCCGATGCAACTGCAGGTTTTTACCCCATTGAGTTTTATGTAAATAACAAACTTGTTGGACGGTATAATTATGAATTGAAAAATAGAGATGCATCTGCTGTTAAAGCACAAGGTGTTCATGCCGAAGATCTGATTTACCTCATCATGCCAGATCGTTTTGCGAATGGAAATAAAAAGAATGACCAGGTAAAAGGTTTAAGGGAAATGAATGTAGATCGCGATTCCATGTATGCACGACATGGGGGTGACCTTGAAGGTATTATTCAACATCTGGATTATTTAAACGATCTAGGTGTTACATCTGTTTGGTTGACACCTGTATTGACGAATGATATGCCACAAGCTTCCTATCATGGATATGCAAATACAGAAAATTATCAGGTCGATCCTCGATTTGGAACAAATGAAACTTATCGTAAACTTGGAGAAGAGCTGCACAAACGAAAAATGAAATTGGTACATGATGTTGTACCAAATCATGTGGGATTGTATCATTGGACTGTCATAGATAAACCGTTTAAAGATTGGTTGCATGAATGGCCAAGTTTTACACAAACTACTTATAGGGATCAAACTATTTTTGATCCTTATGCTGCGACTGTTGACCGTGAAAAAATGGAAAAGGGTTGGTTTGTGGAAACAATGCCTGATATGAATCAACAGAATGAATATGTTCAAAAATATATTCTTCAAAGTCATATTTGGTGGATTGAATATGCTGGGATTGATGGTTTTCGTATTGACACCTATCCTTACAATGATTTGGCTTTCATGGCGAAATGGACAACCGCTATCAAGAATGAATATCCAAACTTCTCCTTCTTTGGTGAAACATGGGTACAGTCTGTTCCTAATCAGGCCTATTTCTTAGGTGGACAGCGTGTTGGTCAATCGATCGATACGAAACTTGACGGTGTCACTGATTTTCAATTAAATTATGCTATAGGAGATGCTCTGAATAATGAACAAGCAAATAGATTGTATGCTACTCTAGGATCAGATTATCAGTATCCTAATCCATTGGCGAACGTCATCTTTTTAGATAATCATGATAAAGATCGCTTTTTCTCTGTAGTGGAGGAAAATTTAGAAAAGTATAAATCGGCTTTTTCTTGGCTCTTGACATCCCGTGGGATTCCTCAAATGTATTATGGCGCCGAGGTGTTAATGAAAAATTTCAATAAACCAGATGGCTTACTTCGAGAAGATTTTAAAGGGGGATTTGAAGGTGATACTGTAAATAAATTTAGTACAGTAGGTAGATCTGATTCGGAAAATGAGCTATTCAATCATGTTAAAAAGTTAGCAAATTATCGTAAGAATAATACAGTACTGCAATATGGAACGACACAACATTATGTTCCGGAGAATAATGTATATGTCTATTTCAGATCCAATGAAACTCAAGTTGTCTCGGTTTTTATGAATTGTAATGCCAAGGAGATTACGCTGTCTTTACCACGATATCAGGAAAGTCTAAAAGGAGCAAAACGAATGAAAAATATCCTGACAGATGTAGAGCAAGATATACCATTAGAAATAACATTAAAACCTCATCAAACACTCGTGTTTGAACTAAAAAAATAAAGAAATGAAAAACGCAATAAATCTTTTGGGAGAAATAAAGGGGGTAATTTTTGATTTGGACGGTGTGCTGGTAGATACTGCGGTATTCCATTTTCAAGCCTGGAAAAGGCTTGCCCAGGAACTGGGTTTTGAATTTACAGAGATTGAGAACGAACAGTTAAAAGGAGTCAGCCGAATCGCTTCCTTGGAGAAGATCTTGAATTGGGCAGGTGCAGAAGCCTCAGAAAGCGAAAAAAAAGATATGGCAGAACGTAAAAACAGCTGGTATTTAGATTTAGTTCTCCAGATGAAAGTAGGTGAGGTTTTGCCAGGATCAATGGAACTGCTGCACTGGTTAAAACAAAAGGGTTATCCGATCGCATTGGGATCGGCAAGTAAGAATGCACCACTTATCCTTGAGAAAACAGGAATTTTTTCTTTTTTTGATGTTATTGTGGATGGCAATGTGGTGACCCTGTCAAAACCAGATCCCGAGGTTTTTTTAAAAGCCGCGAGTGAACTGCAACTGCTTCCAGAAGAATGTCTGGTGTTTGAAGATGCACAGGCTGGGGTAGATGCCGCAAGAGCTGCAGGAATGAAAGTGATCGGTATTGGTTCCGGTTTACAGGGAACCGACCTATCGATCAGTAGTCTGAAGGAAGTTTTGAATTAATAAATTGATTTTGCAATGAAGAATTACATCGTCCACAATGAGTGGAATATCATAGAAGAGGGGTTTGAGCCAGCATATAATGAAGTTTCAGAAAGTATCTTTTCCATTGGAAACGGAAGAATGGGACAGCGTGCAAATTTTGAGGAAGATTATAGCGGAAAATCCCTTTCAGGATCATATTTAGCCGGGGTTTATTATCCTGACAAAACTCGGGTAGGCTGGTGGAAGAACGGTTACCCTGAATACTTTGCAAAGGTCATCAACTCGATCAACTGGATCGGACTCCATATAACAGTAAACGGCGAACTGTTGGATCTGGCAACATGCGAGGTACGTAATTTTCAGCGCAGGCTGGATATGAAGCATGGACTGCTGACAAGATCTTTTGAAGCAAAACTTCAAAATGGAACAGAAGTCCGTATCGAAAGTACAAGGGTATTCCATCTTTTCCTGTCCGAAACAGCTTCCTTGAGATATACTATTCAGGTGCTTAATCAGGAGAAGGCATCTTTACAGGTAGTGTCCTATCTGGAAGGTGATGTGGTCAATCGGGACAGTAACTATGATGAACATTTCTGGAATTTTATATCAAGCAGCACAGATTCACAACTGTCTGTGACGATGAAAACAAAGAAAACAGATTTCATTGTCCGGGCTGATCTGATCAATAGGTTTACCGTTAATGATACAGCCCTTGAATCGAAATTCTCCAAAGAACAGGGAGCACGTGTTTCCGAAGCTGTAGAAGTTTCATTGGTACATCAGGATGTCTTCGCTGTTGAAAAACGTGTTTCGATGGTAACCTCCCAAAATCATATCGAGGGTGAACTGGAGCAGGCCGGAAAAGCCAATGTTGCACATATCACTTCTTTATCATTCGATGAAATAAAAGATAAACAGGCATCGTCCTGGGAGAGTTTCTGGAATGAAAGTGATATTGAGATCGCTGCCGATGTTGCTGCCCAGCAAGCGATCCGATTCAATATATTTCAGTTATACCAGACCTATACAGGAGAAGACTCCCGTCTTAATATTGGCCCGAAAGGTTTTACAGGAGAAAAGTACGGGGGGGTGACCTATTGGGATACCGAAGCATACTGTGTTCCTTTTTATCTGGCTACACAGCCTGCAGATGTTGCCCGTAATTTATTGTTATACCGTTATCAGCATCTGGATAAAGCGATTGAAAATGCGGCAAAGCTTGGTTTTTCAAATGGGGCTGCTTTGTATCCCATGGTAACGATGAACGGAGAGGAATGCCATAATGAATGGGAGATCACCTTTGAGGAGATCCACCGAAATGGGGCAATTGCTTTTGCCATCTATAATTATCAGCGCTATACAGGCGACTGGTCCTACATAGAAGATTATGGACTTGAGGTGCTGGTTGCTATCAGTCGTTTTTGGGCACAGCGGGTGAACTGGAGTACAGAAAAGGAAAAATATGTCATGTTGGGGGTTACAGGTCCCAATGAATATGAAAATAATGTCAACAATAACTGGTATACCAATACCATCGCAGCATGGTGTCTCAAATATACACTGGAATCCATACATACTTTAAAAAACAGTGTCCATACTAAATTAACTTCCATAGTTGAAAAAATAG encodes the following:
- a CDS encoding RagB/SusD family nutrient uptake outer membrane protein is translated as MKKRFSKINLFLFAGLLVAGQSCTKFDDKMYSAYTEDTFPKTPEQFIAVTGPVYTAARGYFDNYFSLQTAGADEVVIPTRGGDWFDGGKWRDMHYHTWSPSHEVVQNNWDWGFNAIGTCNRVLSVLEKAPESTTKAQTISEIKAMRAWYYFLMMDAYGNIPLVTSFDTGTELPATKPRAEVYQFIVQDLEDNLANLSEEKSEATYGRPTKWFAHTLLAKLYLNAQVYSGTANWNKVVEHSNAVINSGKYSLENDFLTQFKPDNGPSSPEPIFSIPYDASRATGNTLFNRVLHYAHRQTFELSINPWNGWSAQPAYFDLFENADNRKKQWLYGQQYNSTGQPLDYNGLNVVLDPYAYNLLPGSDFDIGGADDGGRLAGARCIKYYPDKNQISNNAGNDVVVFRLADVLLMKAEAVLRGATAASATQALDAANQVRKRAFPVNPEKYFTASTLTLNAIYKERALEFTFELTRRTDMIRFGKWEDAQLFKPANPGETYKRLFPIPARAIANNNKLVQNPGY
- a CDS encoding SusF/SusE family outer membrane protein; translation: MFNIFRLLLVLLVGVFSLLFSCKKVEHGIDDAIVSINENTVSTIQVGKKLKVGFIANQITEFTFSIVPVNGTEALITENITVDPNTFIASKEFDIPNEASWIGDALLKVTYTSGGQTIEKTKPITFTESNPQMFVVGGSIGAGWEPTLGVPMRLYDEDSKFKFETFEYITVDGSGFKFLPTNVDWTDAFGKGATEGTLLQSGDAGNITVAADGFYRIRMDAEAKTYELLKSTWGVIGSATPKGWDADTDMTFAGGKGTYTWKVKLNLVAGELKFRMNDDWAVNMGGTVSALQQDGANLVIDAAGTYDVELNLTPGGYTAKISKN
- a CDS encoding glycoside hydrolase family 13 protein, whose amino-acid sequence is MIRLLLSSVFILLQLSYAFCQDNFSIQRVEPMNWWVGMKTSNVQLIIYGKNLGKSTVKIQKEGLTLLKTHTVENSNYLFLDVAIEADATAGFYPIEFYVNNKLVGRYNYELKNRDASAVKAQGVHAEDLIYLIMPDRFANGNKKNDQVKGLREMNVDRDSMYARHGGDLEGIIQHLDYLNDLGVTSVWLTPVLTNDMPQASYHGYANTENYQVDPRFGTNETYRKLGEELHKRKMKLVHDVVPNHVGLYHWTVIDKPFKDWLHEWPSFTQTTYRDQTIFDPYAATVDREKMEKGWFVETMPDMNQQNEYVQKYILQSHIWWIEYAGIDGFRIDTYPYNDLAFMAKWTTAIKNEYPNFSFFGETWVQSVPNQAYFLGGQRVGQSIDTKLDGVTDFQLNYAIGDALNNEQANRLYATLGSDYQYPNPLANVIFLDNHDKDRFFSVVEENLEKYKSAFSWLLTSRGIPQMYYGAEVLMKNFNKPDGLLREDFKGGFEGDTVNKFSTVGRSDSENELFNHVKKLANYRKNNTVLQYGTTQHYVPENNVYVYFRSNETQVVSVFMNCNAKEITLSLPRYQESLKGAKRMKNILTDVEQDIPLEITLKPHQTLVFELKK
- the pgmB gene encoding beta-phosphoglucomutase; translated protein: MKNAINLLGEIKGVIFDLDGVLVDTAVFHFQAWKRLAQELGFEFTEIENEQLKGVSRIASLEKILNWAGAEASESEKKDMAERKNSWYLDLVLQMKVGEVLPGSMELLHWLKQKGYPIALGSASKNAPLILEKTGIFSFFDVIVDGNVVTLSKPDPEVFLKAASELQLLPEECLVFEDAQAGVDAARAAGMKVIGIGSGLQGTDLSISSLKEVLN
- a CDS encoding family 65 glycosyl hydrolase domain-containing protein, with protein sequence MKNYIVHNEWNIIEEGFEPAYNEVSESIFSIGNGRMGQRANFEEDYSGKSLSGSYLAGVYYPDKTRVGWWKNGYPEYFAKVINSINWIGLHITVNGELLDLATCEVRNFQRRLDMKHGLLTRSFEAKLQNGTEVRIESTRVFHLFLSETASLRYTIQVLNQEKASLQVVSYLEGDVVNRDSNYDEHFWNFISSSTDSQLSVTMKTKKTDFIVRADLINRFTVNDTALESKFSKEQGARVSEAVEVSLVHQDVFAVEKRVSMVTSQNHIEGELEQAGKANVAHITSLSFDEIKDKQASSWESFWNESDIEIAADVAAQQAIRFNIFQLYQTYTGEDSRLNIGPKGFTGEKYGGVTYWDTEAYCVPFYLATQPADVARNLLLYRYQHLDKAIENAAKLGFSNGAALYPMVTMNGEECHNEWEITFEEIHRNGAIAFAIYNYQRYTGDWSYIEDYGLEVLVAISRFWAQRVNWSTEKEKYVMLGVTGPNEYENNVNNNWYTNTIAAWCLKYTLESIHTLKNSVHTKLTSIVEKIAFKEEEAVLWQHIIDHFYYPVDDDLGIFLQQDGYLDKEQVLVSDLPDTERPINQKWSWDRILRSCFIKQADVLQGLYFFEDEYDLDTIRRNYDFYEPRTVHESSLSPCVHAILASKLGNEAKAYEFYLRTARLDLDDYNNDTEDGLHITSMAGTWMSIVEGFAGMRVKDGTLSFQTFIPKTWDSYAFHVQFRGVKLFVKVKQDDFELVNKSDQEINVIFNGESILVEPLTTI